From Triticum aestivum cultivar Chinese Spring chromosome 7B, IWGSC CS RefSeq v2.1, whole genome shotgun sequence:
ACAACTCATGCCATAATCTTAGAATAAAATCTGTGGGGGGTTGATAAGTTTCTCAGAATCCTGATTCTGATGAATCTTGGGTGAAAAGAACTAAAACTGAATGGCTGTGCAACTGTATGTGTGCGCTCAGACTAAGATAGTGTACACAAAGCATGAATAACTAGAACATGTGTACACACTATTTTGTGTCAATTTTGTTACATGAATGGATTATGAAAAGCAGACTACTATTTCAACTCATAATTTATCTTTGCATAAGAACCAGTAATCTGCTTTTCTAGTTCCTGACTACCTAATTCTGAGCAGAAGCATTTGATAAATGATAACCACGTTCGTATTTTTTTCCTTATAACACGTTATAAAAACAAAGCTCCAGTCAGTATTATGCCGTTACGTTACCAAGTACCAACACAACCAAAATATAACATACCAGCACAAATGAAACATAAATACCAGAATCAAGAATCACAGTGACAGGATCAAGCCATAAATGTTCGGCATCACATGATTCAGGTTAACATAGCAGTAAACTTAAAACAGCATCACAAGCTACTTAATTTAACTACACCAGCCACACATGGTTCAGATTAACATACGGCAATGCCCAAGCTACTTAATTTAACTACACCAGCCACACATGGTTCAGATTAACATACGGCAATGCCCAAGCTACGTAATTTAACTACACCAGCCACACATGGTTCAGGTTAACATAGCACCAAACTTAAAGCAGTGCCCAAGCTGCTTAATTTAACTACACAAGCCACACATGGTTCAGATTAACATAGCACCAAACTTAAAGCAGTGCCCCAAGTTATTTAATTTTAACTACACCAGCCACCTGATTTGCACCGGATATTGTTTCTAGGCAGAGACTTGAGTTGCCTGATTGTTCACGGCTGGCTTCCATTCTGGCTACCATACGACTTCTTCTCCTGTTTTCGCACAAAAGCTACATGTTAGCAGACTGTAAGGCCAAATGGATGGCTATAAAATTGACTCCATTTATATTTCAACTGTCCACAAAACAAACTTTGTTTCTTGTTCAACTGAAGACTAACCAGGACAGAGTTCAGTGCTCTTAGTGCACAGTTCCTACTGCCTAGTGCCTACTGGCTGTAATGCAACTACAAACCTAGTTGCTATCTGTTTCATCAATTAACCGCCAATGAATCAAAGTCTAGATAATTAATAATAAGATGTAATGCAGAAGCATAGAGATAACACGATCTGATTTCTCTGAAAATTCAAACACTCACGGAAAAGGAATAAGAGTATGTTCCAAGCTAGCGTTACTACAAGTAGGGAGGGAAGTTTAATTAGAGATGCGATATCTAAAACAGGGTAAAGTCATATAACCTATATAAACCACAATATATAGCTCCAATTTGACATCCAAAACAACAGGGTAAAGTCATCATAATTCAAGCTAGCAAGCGATAACAAACAGTAAAAGAAGATACCGTTCTCATTCTCGGCAAGGAACTTGTTCTGGCGGTACTCTTCGCCGTCTATATCATCTAAATCATCATCGATACAGGGCTCGATGCACGGGAGTTCCTTGCTTGTTAAGTCTGCAAAACCATTAGGTGGAAGCAACTTCTTCTGGGTAGATGGGGGCAACGATTCAATCGACTTGACGGTGTCCTTGAACACTTGGAACCGCATAGCCTTCTCTTCCTCGTCGCGGTATGTCTTGTTGTACTCCTTCATCCAATCCTCGAACCTCGCCTTCATGTCCTCCTCTTTCTTGCGAGCAGCTGCACAAGAAGCCAGGTATATATGCATGAGGTGGTGGTTCCTTACATGAAACCCCGGAGCTAACGAATACGAGGAATCTACCTGACTCGTCATCATCTGGGCCTTTCCTGAAATACTGAACTGCCCAGGCTCCAACACCGGCAATCGCAGCCGCGGCCACACCAGCAGCACCACGAAGGCCATCACCTACAGGGAGTTCCTTCTGTATCGATCGGGATGAGGAACATGAGAGGGGAGCCTGGAGTTGCAGATCTGAGTACAACAACGGGGGGAGACTCACCAAGGTGTGGAAAGAGCGTGCAGGAGCCGCCCTTCGGATCACCCGCGGCGAGAACCTCCGTGAGAGGACGAGACCGACGGTCCGCCGGAGGGACATGATTGCCTCTTCCTTCGCCTTATCCTCGATTTCCTCTCCGctcgtctccgccgccgcctctgccttcTGCCTCGCCTCGGTTCGATTCGATTCTAGGGTTTCGCTACCGATGGGCACGGGAgacagatttttttttttttttttttttgagaaaggcACGGGAGACAGATAAATCTGGAAGGACCGGACATCCGGTCAAAACTGGCCaacgggccggcacggcacggcgcgGCCTTAGACGGGCCAGGCACGGCACGATTCCAGGCCCTCAGGCACGGCACTACTGGGCAACGGGCCGGCCTGTCTGGCCAGTTTTAGGCATAAATACTTCAGGAAAAAATCTGACAAATTCAGAAAAAAAAGTAGAAATATCTAAAAAAATGTGGTAAAGTGAGATAAAAATTGagctttgatggattatggatgagcttaggcccatataagaaaataatccctagttaatctctaaggcccatgcatgtgtacggcaagtggtgggaagtgtgggaagtttagtaccatactgctacagtaagaagagtgagacctctttataGGAGTTGTTccacttgctattgggagcttgggaataggAGCGGTTTGTGGACTCGATCGTGGGCCTCAGCCCAGGCCCATCTACCCgacggcctatataagaaggcactggccagtggagtgaacccaaaactcagttcactcactccctctcgcacaACCCTAGCCGTCTCCGTCTACCCGTCGACAATAAGGTTTTtagggagcgtctcgacgcgactgctcccgatccgtccccgtcttcgtccgcctctgcttccactacttcccctgcatcgactCCATGGCTGACAAGGAACCCTGTCGTttgagatcctgcccgggagaacggtAATAAGGTTTTTAGGGAGCGTCttgacgcgactgctcccgatcagTCCCCGTCTtcgtccgcctctgcttccactactccCCCTGCATCGACTCCATGGCCGATGACAAAGCCGCCAAAAAGAAGGCCTCGGCCGATGCCAAggttgccgctgccgccgccgcgttggcttggccaaccggagggtatgactcgTTCATCCCCTATCTGGTCGTTCATGTGATGATCGTATATATGGTGTTCATAGATGTTTCGGTTCTATGTACTGTACGTGCTAGCATGCTTAGgtatcggtatgagatgcataccgtatttgccATGTTTACTGCTTACTCGTGGATTAGACTAGTCGGTAAAGTGTTAATATTTCCAACAAcccaaaaaccttattttaggcacttttcgaCTCATGGCTTCACCGCTACTCTGAAATCGGAAAAGTTTGCCGGGACGCATTTTAAGCATTGGTAGACGAGGACTGCCTTGTGGCTCACAACAATGAACGTGTTTTGGGTTGGTGGTGTGTCTCCCACggtaacgattgctcctgaacaggagaatgcgtttagggaggcaaccaccaTCTTTGTAGGAGTCGTTCTTACTGTGATCAGAGACAAGCTAGTCGACACGTTTCTGCATGTGCGTGTTGCCATGAATTTGTGGGATGCACTCGAAGCTAAATTCGGCACAACCGATGCTGGAAGCGAGTTGTATGCTATgtagcagttccatgattacaaaatGGTTGGTAAACATTCTGTATTggaccaggctcatgagatacaatgcatcgctaaggagctggagctcctgaagtgtgagttaccggacaagtttgtcgcgggttgcattattgcaaaactccctctTGGATGGAGGcactttgctacttctctcaagcacttgagacgtgaattctctattgaggatgtcattggtcatctaagtgttgaaTAGAACTCGAGAGCAAATGACTCACACGTGAAagggcagagggttcttctagcgccaatgtggtgcataagaacttccacaagttcaagggaaagaactctgtccaacaaaatactacctttaagaagaagggtaagaagaaaaacaaaaggagagatggctgctttagTTGTGGTTCAAAggaacattgggcaaacaagtgcccaaacaagtacaataAGCCAGGACAGGAcgccaagtctgtcaatgtcactttGAGCAACGATGATGGGGCATCTACGCATGGTAATCTGTTTatcgtactttcagtttgtcaatccaccgattggtgggttgacattaTATTGTGGCCAATATTCATGTGTATGctaatgtgtctttgttttcttcttaccaggtcgcacgagattgttccgtcctgatggggaatggctcgcatgcttctgttcatggtgttggcatggtagatctgaagtttacttcgggaaagatcgtgcaactgaagaacgtgcagcatgtccctgccatcaagaagaatctcgttagtggctcccttctatttaaagaagggtttaagttagtatttgagtctaacaaagtagtcgtatctcggtatggactatttgttggaaaagaatatgattgtggtggtttgttccgcctttccctggaggatttctgtaataaagtcgtgaaccaaattcattctaatgtgaacaAATGTGAGGTTTGGCGTTCACGTCTTTTtcacataaatttcggttgtatgacgcGGTTAGCTAAGATGAatctaatcccgagtttcactttagccaaaggatctaagtgccatgcgtgtgtgcaagcaaagcaacctcgtaagcttcacaagcctgcgaaggagagacacctggcaccactagagctcacacattcagatctctgtgagatgaatggtgtgttgactaaaggtggaaataaatacttcatgactttgattgatgattccactagaatatgttatgtgtatttgttaaatacaaaggatgaggctctacactactttaaaatctataaggctgaagttgagaaccaacttgagaaaaaaaacgagtccggtctgatcgtggtggagagtatttttctagTGAGTTCGATTTATTCTGTACgaaacatggtattattcatgagaggacgcctccctattcaccccagtcaaacggggttgccagacagaaaaaccgtactctaacagatttggctaacgccatgttagatacatcgggtttgtccaaggcatggtggggggaggctgtattgacatcatgtcatgtcctgaataaagctCATGcgaaggataatgagactactccctacgagcaatgggaaaagaaaagaactacactctcttacttgcgcacttggggctatttggcgaaagtcaatgtgccaatccccaaaaagcgtaagcttggaccaaagactgtggactgcgttaatttgggctacgcaaagaatagcgttggctatagatttctagtagtgaaatctgaagtacctgacaagaaggtcggtacaattatagagtctaaggatgctacattctttgaggatattttccccatgatATGCAAGGCACTTCTAGACTGGAATttgatgagactcctgaacctgccattctgATGGAATATTATGAATACAAAAGTGATGAAAGCTCATtagaggatgacgaggaagctcctattgggagcaagagacaaaggactgcaaagtcttttggtgatgatttcctcgtgtacctcgtggatgatgacactcccagttccattTCAGAAGCCTATTCATCTCCGGATGCTAACTActagaaggatgcggtccgtagcgagatggatccCATCATGGCCAATGGACGATGGGAGATCACTGGTCGTCCTTATGGTTGCCAACCATTGGgttgtaagtgggtgttcaaaaggaagcttaggcccgatggtactgttgagaagtacaaggctaggcttgtggccaagggttatacccagaaagaagaagaggaattctttgatacttactcacctgtggctagactaaCAACCATTCGAGTTTTACTCGCTTTGGCcacctcacatggtcttctcgttcatcagatggatgttaagacgactttccttaacggagagctatatgaggaaatttacatgcaatagctagatggctttgtagtaaatggtcagggaagaaaggtgtgcaagctagtaaaatctttgtatggcctgaaacaagcgcctaagcaatgtcatgagaagtttaatacaactttgacatctgttggctttgttgttaatgaagCTAACACATGTGTATACTATCACTATGGTGGAGGCGAAGGAGTAATactgtgtctgtatgtcgatgacatactggtATTTAGGacccacctcaaagtcattgaggaggtcaaggcttttctttctcataactttgagatgaaagacctgggtgtggctgatgttatcttgaacatcaagctactgagagatactgagggtggaattacacttttgcagTCCCACTACattgagaagattttgagccgttttggatattcagactacaaaccttctgcaacaccatatgatcctagcgtgcggatttgaaagttcgaaggcacgactatagatcaattgagatattctcaaatgGCTGGTTCACTAATGTACCTAGCTTgtgctactcgtcctgacatctcatttgttgtgtgcaaactgagccggtttgtttccaatacaggagatgtgcattggcatgttGTTGAGCAAGTGATGCGCTATTTGAAAGGTACGTAGAAGGTACTATGACCTACGAgattcactattctgggtaccagatggtacttgaggggtatagtgattcgaattggatatctgatgctgatgagatgaaaggtcttcacacttggtggtggtgctgtttcctggaagtcttgcaagcaaacgatcttaacaatatcgactatggaag
This genomic window contains:
- the LOC123159784 gene encoding chymopapain, which encodes MSLRRTVGLVLSRRFSPRVIRRAAPARSFHTLKELPVGDGLRGAAGVAAAAIAGVGAWAVQYFRKGPDDDESAARKKEEDMKARFEDWMKEYNKTYRDEEEKAMRFQVFKDTVKSIESLPPSTQKKLLPPNGFADLTSKELPCIEPCIDDDLDDIDGEEYRQNKFLAENENGEEVVW